From Verrucomicrobiota bacterium, the proteins below share one genomic window:
- a CDS encoding glycoside hydrolase family 31 protein yields MFHQQNHSLIREYAGETLVIEPWGKDSLRVRSAMRASFEGEDWALLPGGRSEPAEILLPADGSASITHGRLTARIDPRGQVTFLNQKGEILLQEFMRIRLGNMQRGDEQVDPEAVTYFNSALSIHPRELKPIPGGDYALTVRFESRPDEKLFGMGQYQHGFLNQKNCVLELAQRNSQASVPFALSSLGYGFLWNNPAIGKVTFGKNCTEWTALSAKQIDYWVTAGDEPAQILSNYAEVTGTVPLMPEYGLGLWQSKLRYQTQDELLSVARDYKQRGLPLDVIVVDFFHWPLQGEYQFDPAYWPDPAAMVAQLEAWGIKLMVSVWPTIDRNCSQFAEMHAKGLLVRAERGVATTMEFLGDTVFFDATNPKAREHVWKLIKQNYYDKGVRIFWLDEAEPEYAVYDFDNYRYHLGSTLQAGNIYPLKYAQGFYEGMVAEKQEHIVNLVRCAWAGSQRYGALVWSGDIDSSFESLRIQLAAGLNMGLAGIPWWTTDIGGFHGGVNTDPSFRECLIRWFQFATFSPVLRMHGDREPHNKPLSVSGGGQCASGAPNELWSFGQEAYGILENYLRLRERLRPYLRGLMAEAHRRGAPIMRPLFFDFPQDGQAWAVEDAYMFGPDVLVAPILFEGQRARDVYLPAGARWVSHGTGAVLDGGQVVNEPAPIEHLPVFFREGGSVRL; encoded by the coding sequence ATGTTCCATCAACAGAATCACTCCCTCATTCGCGAATATGCCGGCGAGACGCTCGTCATCGAACCCTGGGGCAAGGACAGCCTGCGGGTCCGAAGCGCCATGCGGGCAAGCTTCGAAGGCGAAGACTGGGCCCTGCTCCCCGGAGGACGTTCGGAGCCTGCGGAGATCCTCCTCCCGGCAGACGGTTCCGCCTCGATCACTCACGGCCGGCTTACGGCTCGCATTGACCCGAGAGGACAGGTCACGTTCCTTAACCAGAAGGGCGAGATCCTGTTGCAAGAGTTTATGCGCATCAGGCTCGGCAACATGCAGCGAGGCGACGAGCAAGTTGACCCGGAAGCGGTCACCTACTTCAACAGCGCCCTCTCTATCCACCCGCGCGAACTCAAACCGATCCCGGGCGGCGATTACGCCTTGACGGTGCGCTTTGAATCCCGGCCCGATGAAAAGCTCTTCGGCATGGGTCAGTACCAGCATGGCTTCCTGAATCAGAAAAACTGCGTGCTCGAACTCGCGCAGCGCAACTCGCAAGCGTCGGTGCCTTTTGCCTTGTCGAGCCTCGGGTACGGCTTCCTCTGGAACAATCCGGCCATTGGCAAAGTCACCTTCGGCAAGAATTGCACCGAATGGACGGCCCTATCGGCCAAGCAGATCGACTATTGGGTCACGGCAGGCGATGAGCCCGCCCAAATTTTATCCAACTACGCCGAGGTGACCGGGACGGTTCCCCTGATGCCTGAATACGGCTTGGGGCTGTGGCAGAGCAAGCTGCGCTACCAGACCCAAGACGAACTGCTCAGCGTCGCGCGCGATTACAAGCAACGTGGCCTGCCCCTCGACGTCATCGTCGTGGATTTCTTCCATTGGCCGCTCCAAGGCGAATACCAATTTGACCCCGCCTACTGGCCGGACCCGGCCGCGATGGTGGCGCAACTCGAGGCTTGGGGCATCAAGCTGATGGTGTCGGTCTGGCCGACCATCGACCGCAACTGCTCACAGTTTGCGGAAATGCACGCCAAAGGGTTGCTGGTGAGGGCTGAACGCGGGGTCGCGACCACCATGGAGTTTCTCGGTGACACGGTGTTCTTCGACGCCACCAACCCGAAGGCGCGAGAGCACGTCTGGAAGCTCATCAAGCAAAACTATTATGACAAGGGCGTCAGGATTTTCTGGCTGGATGAGGCGGAACCTGAATACGCCGTGTATGACTTTGACAATTACCGTTATCACCTCGGGTCAACGCTCCAAGCGGGCAACATCTACCCGCTGAAGTACGCGCAGGGTTTTTATGAAGGCATGGTTGCTGAGAAGCAGGAGCACATCGTCAACCTTGTCCGGTGCGCCTGGGCGGGCAGCCAGCGCTACGGCGCGCTCGTTTGGTCGGGCGATATCGATTCGAGCTTTGAATCGTTGCGCATTCAGCTTGCTGCGGGCTTAAACATGGGGCTGGCGGGGATCCCTTGGTGGACGACCGACATCGGGGGGTTCCATGGCGGGGTGAACACCGACCCCTCGTTTCGAGAATGCCTGATCCGGTGGTTTCAATTCGCCACCTTTTCGCCCGTGCTGCGCATGCACGGGGATCGAGAGCCCCACAACAAACCGCTGTCGGTGAGTGGCGGCGGCCAATGCGCCAGCGGCGCGCCGAACGAGCTCTGGAGCTTCGGCCAGGAAGCCTACGGCATTTTGGAAAACTACTTGCGCCTCCGTGAACGCCTGCGCCCGTACCTCCGCGGCTTAATGGCCGAGGCCCATCGAAGGGGGGCTCCGATCATGCGGCCGCTATTCTTCGACTTCCCACAAGACGGCCAAGCCTGGGCGGTGGAGGATGCCTACATGTTTGGGCCGGACGTGCTGGTTGCGCCCATCTTGTTTGAGGGGCAACGGGCCCGTGACGTTTACCTGCCTGCGGGAGCCCGGTGGGTCAGCCATGGGACTGGAGCAGTTCTTGACGGCGGCCAAGTAGTCAATGAACCTGCCCCGATCGAACATTTGCCGGTCTTTTTCCGCGAGGGCGGATCCGTCCGGCTCTGA
- a CDS encoding Mov34/MPN/PAD-1 family protein — protein MEFFVHSPFGHRQNEEVVINRNDNCLVLQATFSVAGTLTRSLMLADIRWDPLDALIGITRSKKRMERLWWDICKLPHHCSAFSLYEEKGEVKTIPTPNIDWLYGQRGEGAILVCSSDPIPFSETPQPPHFQAAKYYQDKLGQVARGQWLVSMEHPSASRPRKIEIEISHHGANAFRESADALNATISIWKLDQRMQVIRIDIPPEPVITQTVGGWVICTDESLLRAASRSRQLQLPNETGGVLLGSYDMQRRILYVVDMLPSPPDSEQWPTSYKRGCRGLARTVDGIRERTLLNLDYVGEWHSHPEGCSVGQSDKDRHALGEISTEMAQKPAYRG, from the coding sequence ATGGAGTTTTTCGTCCACTCGCCTTTTGGCCATCGTCAAAATGAAGAGGTGGTCATCAACCGGAACGACAATTGCCTCGTGCTGCAAGCCACTTTCTCGGTCGCCGGTACGCTCACCCGGTCGCTGATGCTGGCGGACATCCGGTGGGATCCACTCGATGCCCTCATTGGGATCACGCGCTCAAAAAAGCGTATGGAGCGGCTGTGGTGGGACATCTGCAAGCTTCCGCACCACTGCAGCGCCTTCTCGCTCTATGAAGAGAAAGGCGAGGTAAAGACGATCCCGACGCCGAACATCGACTGGCTCTATGGCCAACGTGGCGAGGGGGCGATCTTGGTGTGCTCAAGCGACCCGATCCCGTTCTCGGAGACCCCTCAACCGCCGCACTTCCAAGCCGCCAAATATTACCAAGATAAATTGGGCCAAGTCGCGCGCGGGCAGTGGCTTGTTTCCATGGAGCACCCATCGGCATCAAGACCAAGAAAAATCGAAATTGAGATCAGCCATCACGGCGCCAACGCTTTCCGTGAATCTGCCGATGCCTTGAACGCGACCATTTCCATCTGGAAGTTGGATCAGAGGATGCAGGTCATTCGCATCGACATCCCACCAGAACCGGTAATCACCCAAACTGTCGGCGGATGGGTAATCTGCACAGACGAGAGCCTCTTGCGTGCGGCAAGCCGTTCCCGGCAGCTGCAGCTGCCTAATGAAACCGGCGGCGTGCTGCTGGGCTCCTACGACATGCAGCGCCGGATTCTTTACGTGGTGGACATGCTGCCCTCACCACCGGACAGCGAACAATGGCCCACCTCTTACAAACGCGGCTGTCGTGGCCTTGCCCGCACGGTTGATGGCATTCGGGAGCGCACGCTACTGAACCTTGATTACGTCGGCGAATGGCATTCGCATCCGGAGGGCTGCAGCGTAGGCCAAAGTGACAAGGACCGTCACGCGCTGGGAGAGATCAGCACGGAAATGGCTCAAAAGCCGGCTTACCGGGGCTGA
- a CDS encoding DUF5069 domain-containing protein, whose translation MAARAVDKCRAELVGRAGPYRYNCPLDRQFFGFAGLDADALKAKLATGAADQQLADWMLRKELASGPLPSKAAMRL comes from the coding sequence GTGGCCGCCCGCGCCGTCGACAAGTGCCGTGCGGAATTGGTGGGCCGAGCCGGGCCCTACCGGTATAACTGCCCCTTGGACCGGCAGTTCTTCGGGTTCGCGGGCCTCGACGCCGACGCACTCAAGGCCAAGCTGGCCACGGGGGCCGCTGACCAGCAACTGGCCGACTGGATGCTGCGCAAAGAACTGGCAAGTGGCCCCTTGCCCTCTAAAGCCGCGATGCGCCTTTAA
- a CDS encoding MOSC domain-containing protein, with protein MSDAFLEAIFITAHAGAGMQRVHEVEALAGRGLAGDRYLLGTGYYSGHNACQVTLIEAEALERMEAGFGVQVSQGEHRRNLVTRGIAHAELRGRRFSFGEAVLEYERPRPPCAYLERLTQPRMTRALGEGAGLCARIIQGGILHEGDPIRVLSGGALRPFPRLP; from the coding sequence ATGAGCGACGCCTTTCTTGAAGCCATCTTCATCACTGCGCATGCAGGTGCCGGGATGCAACGCGTCCACGAGGTGGAAGCCCTTGCCGGACGCGGTCTGGCTGGGGATCGTTACCTGCTCGGCACCGGCTACTACTCGGGGCATAACGCCTGCCAAGTGACCCTCATTGAAGCCGAAGCGCTGGAGCGGATGGAGGCCGGCTTCGGGGTTCAGGTGAGCCAGGGCGAGCATCGGCGCAACTTGGTCACGCGCGGCATTGCCCATGCCGAACTGCGCGGTCGCCGCTTTTCCTTCGGGGAAGCCGTGCTTGAGTATGAGCGGCCCCGCCCGCCGTGCGCTTACCTGGAACGCCTGACCCAGCCGCGCATGACGCGCGCCCTGGGCGAAGGGGCCGGCCTCTGCGCGCGGATCATCCAAGGGGGCATCCTGCACGAAGGCGATCCCATCCGGGTGCTGTCGGGAGGCGCGTTGCGCCCTTTTCCGCGGCTGCCTTAG